In the Drosophila takahashii strain IR98-3 E-12201 chromosome 3R, DtakHiC1v2, whole genome shotgun sequence genome, one interval contains:
- the LOC138913505 gene encoding ecdysone-induced protein 75B-like: MTPPPPPPPPPPALFHQQHFCQDCLSSPSPPPTIITEQAQVHAMPGLTNPQPHIEHCSCGLSFSVVQDQQDQQDRRLEQLSGCQHHHHPLSPLYHLPQSSQNAHAQTDFSYAQR; the protein is encoded by the coding sequence ATGACGCCGccaccaccgcctcctccgccgccaccgGCGCTGTTTCATCAGCAGCACTTCTGCCAGGATTGTCTGTCCTCGCCATCGCCACCGCCCACCATCATCACGGAGCAGGCCCAAGTGCATGCCATGCCGGGATTGACCAATCCACAGCCCCACATCGAGCACTGCTCCTGTGGGCTGAGCTTCTCGGTGGTGCAGGATCAGCAGGATCAGCAGGATCGGAGGTTGGAGCAGCTGTCCGGCTgccagcatcatcatcatccgctGAGTCCCCTGTATCACCTTCCCCAAAGCAGTCAGAATGCACATGCTCAGACGGATTTCTCCTACGCGCAGCGCTAA
- the LOC108063532 gene encoding neprilysin-4-like, whose product MGILYILLIGHAFSAFDLVAASTSEDDLYQDTAYMKELLRQAKTAEIESFMNQEADPCNDFYSFSCGNYARINPAPSLGVSSTGLFETIAKGLDRKILKMLTAANNIHETPEDKQVKHFYESCLRIERLNFPIKMKQLIQEFGKMPVLDGSSWQESDFDWLNTTASIAHRYGIGSLINVQVSKDLDNNERNRIYIKEQKFPLETRSMYVDKATASYRQRYRVNIQRTLEQFLDVKRELVMQTSKELIDFEVELAKGLKDDSSLKGEKLLTPTLDIKRLIFLSLGERISESDGIPDFKNRYQKNLLEVIECTPKRTVANYIYFRLIREFVKSIPGTSENLEKACVNLTKKFFAKNLDNMFYRLYNNEKYARDINIMWHKLKSTFEEILQSSPALYWIEPSTRNLTIAKLRAMILEVNNYADYNFTEEFAELNLQSSDYLENVRQVKMVRAKQMREMLHKPAKPLEDELSFSPANILIENTIKIPVALLQPFYLWSEVYPNAVMFGSLAYLIGHELIHGFDDSGWMFDAKGNFNKWWDERSSGNFLKRRECFTKQYGRYNYDGIQLKESTSQSENIADNGGMRLAYTAYRKWYDSKHPKDLAKETLPNLPYSAKQLFFISFAQSWCNDVDPKLKVQQVSTDTHFPGNLRVIGSLSNFDEFSKEFNCPAESVMNPREKCILY is encoded by the coding sequence ATGGGAATTCTATATATCCTCCTTATAGGACATGCTTTTAGTGCTTTCGATTTGGTGGCGGCATCTACCAGCGAAGATGATCTCTACCAGGACACCGCCTACATGAAGGAACTGCTACGCCAGGCGAAAACTGCCGAGATTGAGAGCTTTATGAACCAAGAAGCTGATCCATGTAACGACTTCTACTCCTTTTCTTGCGGCAACTATGCTCGGATTAATCCAGCTCCCAGCTTGGGAGTATCCTCGACGGGATTATTCGAGACTATCGCCAAGGGTCTTGATCGCAAAATCCTAAAAATGCTCACAGCGGCTAATAATATTCACGAGACTCCAGAGGATAAACAAGTGAAGCACTTCTACGAGTCCTGCCTTCGAATCGAGAGGCTCAACTTCCCCATAAAAATGAAGCAGCTTATTCAGGAGTTTGGAAAGATGCCGGTACTTGATGGATCCTCCTGGCAGGAATCGGACTTTGATTGGTTAAACACAACCGCAAGTATAGCCCATCGATATGGAATTGGTTCCCTCATTAATGTGCAAGTGAGCAAGGACTTGGACAACAACGAAAGGAACCGCATCTACATCAAGGAGCAGAAATTTCCGCTTGAGACGAGGTCAATGTACGTGGACAAGGCAACGGCGAGCTATCGTCAAAGATATAGAGTCAATATCCAGAGAACCCTGGAACAATTTTTGGACGTAAAAAGGGAGCTGGTAATGCAAACGTCTAAGGAGCTGATCGACTTCGAGGTGGAATTAGCCAAAGGACTGAAGGACGACAGTTCCCTGAAAGGGGAAAAGCTGCTTACACCCACCTTGGACATCAAGCGATTGATATTTCTTAGCTTGGGAGAGAGAATCTCAGAATCAGATGGAATCCCTGATTTCAAGAATCGCTATCAGAAAAATTTATTGGAAGTCATCGAATGTACGCCCAAGCGCACTGTAGCAAACTATATTTACTTCCGCTTAATCAGGGAATTTGTAAAGTCTATTCCCGGCACGTCGGAAAATCTGGAAAAGGCCTGTGTGAATCTCACCAAGAAGTTCTTTGCCAAGAACCTGGACAACATGTTCTATCGCCTCTACAATAACGAGAAATACGCCAGAGATATCAACATAATGTGGCATAAGCTGAAGTCCACATTTGAGGAGATTTTGCAATCCAGTCCAGCACTCTATTGGATTGAGCCATCCACTAGAAATCTGACCATAGCCAAGCTCAGGGCCATGATCCTGGAGGTCAACAACTATGCTGATTATAACTTCACTGAAGAGTTTGCGGAACTCAATCTGCAGAGCTCCGACTACTTGGAGAATGTGCGACAGGTTAAGATGGTGAGGGCAAAGCAGATGCGGGAGATGCTCCACAAGCCGGCGAAGCCATTGGAGGATGAGCTTAGCTTCAGTCCGGCCAACATCCTGATAGAGAACACCATCAAGATTCCGGTGGCCCTGCTCCAACCCTTCTACCTTTGGTCCGAAGTATATCCAAATGCGGTCATGTTCGGCTCCCTGGCGTATCTGATTGGACATGAACTAATCCATGGGTTCGACGACAGCGGATGGATGTTCGATGCCAAGGGAAACTTTAATAAATGGTGGGACGAAAGGTCCAGCGGGAATTTCCTGAAACGACGAGAGTGTTTCACTAAGCAGTATGGCAGGTATAATTACGATGGAATTCAGTTGAAGGAATCCACTTCGCAGTCCGAGAACATTGCGGATAATGGGGGAATGCGGCTGGCTTACACCGCTTACCGGAAATGGTACGACTCAAAACATCCCAAGGATCTGGCGAAGGAAACCCTTCCCAACCTACCCTACTCCGCCAAACAGCTGTTTTTCATCAGCTTTGCCCAATCTTGGTGCAACGACGTGGATCCAAAGCTCAAGGTTCAGCAGGTATCCACCGATACGCACTTTCCCGGAAATCTCCGTGTTATTGGATCTCTATCGAACTTTGACGAGTTCTCTAAAGAGTTCAACTGTCCAGCCGAATCTGTCATGAATCCCAGAGAGAAGTGCATACTCTACTAG
- the Nepl17 gene encoding neprilysin-1: MEGQLPASAFRLIFLITLAIQGLSGSVFKELTTPLGQQIMRLAKSAEMRSFMAAHVNPCEDFYGYACGNYAVINAATEEKDTNVVQPMFANYLRRARQLLNEPRLSTDRPMEVRVKYFYESCLDTAALRTKQRSHLLNVLREFGGLPAWSGEDWNYVDFDPLEMMAQLLRRYGKRSLLGVQVAPDFVNSQINRLHLGQRDDLLDGGGGLFGRHMLLKRRLKNLLGLPEERAHEAALEVFNLELDLSRAVLEPGDRDPRLKNHLTMLSNMSDAYGPMLNLTRFVNIWLGHEYNLPVYESVPSYLIQVKKLLLTTPNHVLANYMLSGLLADFDIEMDEGRQEAICAERITELFPDVLDHMVYHSLDQQSPHIANELRGLWVELKASFQEMLSSPDLKWLEEQTREELLEKLKGMSFEIAGGQAVNFEEQYGDLVVSSADYYGNVQRLLEVQAANLREDLMRESRSTNYYDGVIGTPFYVTETNLVVLPTSYMQHRYLWDDVYPMALKYGTLGFILGHEMAHGFDDVSRLFDSRGNLNDNWSRETKMSFDLIKNCLADQFAKMSYGNLPLPKLESQGETIADNIGVRIAQSAYRKWLEQLKSQDGETLPHMKQSPEQLFFLGVAQSMCSDMWLERRPAFVRSSVHPPNESRVFAMMTNSPAFAEAFQCSNTTKMNDPHKCLMY; this comes from the coding sequence ATGGAGGGCCAGCTGCCAGCTTCCGCCTTCCGGCTAATCTTTCTAATCACCTTGGCCATCCAAGGTTTATCGGGAAGTGTTTTCAAGGAGCTAACCACACCACTGGGTCAACAGATCATGCGGTTGGCCAAGTCCGCAGAGATGCGATCCTTTATGGCCGCCCATGTGAATCCCTGCGAGGATTTCTACGGCTATGCCTGCGGAAATTATGCTGTGATAAATGCAGCCACCGAGGAGAAGGACACCAATGTGGTTCAGCCGATGTTTGCCAACTATCTGCGTCGTGCGAGGCAGTTGCTCAATGAGCCTCGCCTGAGCACGGATCGTCCGATGGAGGTCAGGGTCAAGTACTTCTATGAATCCTGCCTGGACACTGCGGCTCTAAGGACGAAACAGCGATCTCATCTACTGAATGTTCTGCGGGAGTTTGGTGGCCTGCCCGCTTGGAGTGGAGAAGATTGGAACTATGTCGATTTCGATCCCCTCGAGATGATGGCCCAACTGCTGCGACGCTACGGAAAGAGGAGTCTGCTGGGCGTTCAAGTGGCTCCGGATTTCGTCAACTCGCAGATCAATCGACTTCATTTGGGACAGAGAGACGATCTGCTggacggcggcggcggcttgTTTGGCAGGCATATGCTGCTCAAGAGGCGCTTGAAGAATCTCCTTGGTTTGCCGGAGGAGCGAGCTCACGAGGCTGCCTTAGAGGTCTTCAATCTGGAGCTGGATCTATCGCGTGCTGTCCTCGAACCGGGGGATCGGGATCCACGTCTAAAGAATCACCTGACCATGCTGTCCAACATGAGCGATGCCTACGGTCCAATGCTCAACCTCACTCGCTTTGTGAACATCTGGCTGGGTCACGAGTACAATCTTCCGGTCTACGAATCAGTGCCCAGCTACCTCATCCAGGTGAAGAAGCTCCTGCTGACCACTCCCAACCATGTGCTGGCCAACTATATGCTCTCCGGTCTGCTGGCCGACTTTGATATCGAGATGGACGAGGGGCGGCAGGAGGCGATATGTGCCGAGCGAATCACTGAGCTCTTTCCCGATGTGCTGGACCATATGGTGTATCATTCGTTGGACCAGCAAAGCCCGCACATAGCCAACGAGTTGAGGGGGCTGTGGGTCGAATTGAAGGCCTCCTTCCAGGAGATGCTCAGTTCCCCCGATCTCAAGTGGCTGGAGGAGCAGACGCGTGAGGAGCTGCTCGAGAAACTCAAGGGCATGTCCTTCGAGATAGCCGGCGGTCAGGCGGTAAACTTCGAGGAGCAGTACGGTGATCTAGTGGTCAGCTCTGCCGATTACTATGGCAATGTTCAGAGACTGCTGGAAGTGCAGGCGGCGAATCTCCGCGAGGATCTGATGCGGGAATCGAGGAGCACAAACTACTATGATGGAGTCATCGGTACGCCGTTCTATGTGACTGAAACTAATCTGGTGGTCCTTCCAACCAGCTACATGCAGCATCGTTATCTCTGGGACGACGTCTATCCGATGGCCCTCAAATACGGAACTCTAGGATTCATCTTGGGTCACGAGATGGCCCATGGCTTCGACGATGTGAGCCGACTGTTCGACAGCAGGGGAAACCTTAACGACAACTGGAGTCGGGAGACCAAGATGAGCTTTGATTTGATCAAGAACTGCCTGGCGGATCAGTTTGCAAAGATGAGCTACGGCAACTTGCCTCTCCCGAAGTTGGAGTCCCAGGGTGAGACTATAGCTGACAATATAGGCGTTCGCATTGCCCAATCGGCATACCGCAAGTGGCTGGAGCAATTGAAGAGCCAGGATGGAGAGACTCTACCCCATATGAAGCAGTCACCGGAGCAGCTATTCTTCCTCGGCGTTGCCCAGTCCATGTGCTCGGACATGTGGTTGGAAAGGCGACCAGCCTTCGTCCGGAGCAGTGTCCATCCGCCAAATGAGTCCCGGGTGTTCGCCATGATGACTAATTCCCCAGCCTTCGCCGAGGCCTTCCAGTGCAGCAACACCACCAAGATGAACGACCCACACAAATGCTTAATGTATTGA
- the Nepl18 gene encoding endothelin-converting enzyme 2, whose amino-acid sequence MTSRRVLWLCGLLLMWSSGLPILAKPSDADDPFADDLTSEYAKKIIVQSKVADIKTMMKPEIAPCDDFYTHACGNWHRHNPAQLLGNLMTDTFQLISKGFDRRLQRLLRSNDLQSELEKKMQRFYLSCNLVHRDDVHYKLALENVIKEFGELPALVGPQWNASSSSFSWWRTVAQIQHKYGKQIILGLDITQDIRNISINRVYLSPPDLKPKIRVFSLLEEASTSRDLQHYFGLSPSVAKHTAKQLLELEESLISVGSGGDSLEDSLSLYSLAELQEKYSDHLNFTEFLGIILGEENIPATLYINNEDYLDNALLTMRSTPLATQLNFILWKLVEDFLEESKPGEMTKWCTEQTKKYFGKLAEHTVYERYRNLETEAEVHKIWGQIKGIFRQQLMGDKLDWISNATRQLAVEKLDAMQLHINSYDSENFEDLYGEVTIDRVNYVSNLQQLLMAKGRRLVARISEPARSLDATDVLGFTPAYSVLENNITIPVALLQPRYLWGDQYPEALKYATLGYLLAHEMLHGFDDDGMKYDALGNLAPWWDSKSRYEFEERRKCFQAQYHHYKYGGEELPESKEQSENLADNGGLKLAYAAYQIWLGQQTEEVRQQETMEGLSFNSRQLFFLGYAQLWCDDVQSFLKSSFAQADNHAPSKYRVIGPLSNFQEFSWVFNCSQSAPMDPEYKCAIY is encoded by the coding sequence ATGACGAGTCGACGAGTGTTGTGGCTTTGTGGCCTGCTGTTAATGTGGTCAAGTGGTCTACCCATTCTGGCCAAACCCTCGGATGCGGACGACCCCTTTGCCGACGACCTGACCTCGGAGTATGCCAAGAAGATTATTGTACAATCGAAGGTAGCCGACATCAAGACGATGATGAAGCCGGAGATAGCTCCCTGTGATGATTTCTACACCCATGCCTGCGGCAACTGGCATCGTCACAATCCTGCCCAGCTGCTGGGCAACCTGATGACCGACACGTTTCAATTAATATCAAAGGGATTCGACCGACGCCTTCAGCGATTGCTGCGTTCCAATGACCTCCAATCCGAGCTGGAGAAGAAGATGCAGCGCTTCTATTTGTCCTGTAACCTGGTCCATCGCGACGATGTCCACTACAAGTTGGCACTGGAAAATGTCATCAAGGAGTTCGGCGAACTGCCGGCATTGGTTGGTCCCCAGTGGaacgcctcctcctcctccttcagtTGGTGGCGAACGGTGGCCCAGATCCAGCACAAGTACGGCAAGCAGATCATCCTGGGCCTGGATATTACCCAGGATATTCGAAATATATCTATAAACAGGGTGTACCTAAGTCCTCCGGACTTGAAGCCAAAAATCAGGGTTTTTAGTCTGCTGGAGGAAGCCAGCACTTCTAGGGATCTTCAGCATTACTTCGGTTTGAGTCCCTCGGTGGCGAAACACACTGCTAAGCAGCTGCTCGAATTGGAGGAGAGCTTAATTTCCGTTGGCTCTGGCGGAGATTCCCTCGAGGATTCCCTTTCCCTATATTCCCTAGCCGAGCTGCAAGAGAAGTACAGCGATCATCTTAACTTTACCGAATTTCTGGGAATAATTCTCGGCGAGGAGAATATCCCGGCGACGCTCTACATTAATAATGAGGATTATCTGGATAATGCCTTGCTCACAATGCGCAGCACTCCGCTGGCCACCCAGCTAAACTTTATATTGTGGAAACTGGTCGAGGACTTTCTGGAGGAGTCCAAACCCGGCGAGATGACCAAGTGGTGCACCGAACAGACCAAAAAATACTTTGGTAAGCTCGCCGAGCACACGGTATACGAAAGATATCGTAATTTGGAGACCGAGGCGGAAGTCCACAAGATCTGGGGACAGATTAAGGGCATCTTCCGACAGCAGCTGATGGGTGACAAACTGGACTGGATATCCAATGCCACCAGGCAGCTGGCCGTGGAGAAGTTGGACGCCATGCAGCTGCACATCAACTCCTATGACTCGGAGAATTTCGAGGATCTCTATGGTGAGGTGACCATCGATCGGGTTAACTACGTCTCGAATCTGCAGCAATTGCTCATGGCCAAGGGCAGGAGATTGGTGGCCAGGATTAGTGAGCCCGCCCGATCCCTTGATGCCACCGATGTGCTTGGCTTTACACCCGCCTACAGTGTGTTGGAGAATAACATCACAATTCCGGTGGCCCTGTTGCAGCCACGTTACCTCTGGGGTGACCAGTACCCGGAGGCTCTGAAATACGCCACCTTGGGCTACCTCCTCGCCCACGAGATGCTCCACGGCTTCGACGACGACGGGATGAAGTACGATGCGCTGGGTAACCTGGCACCCTGGTGGGACTCCAAGTCGCGCTATGAGTTCGAGGAGCGGCGCAAGTGCTTCCAGGCGCAGTATCACCACTACAAGTACGGCGGTGAAGAGTTGCCTGAGTCCAAGGAGCAATCGGAGAACTTGGCCGACAATGGAGGCCTCAAGTTGGCCTATGCCGCCTATCAGATCTGGCTGGGACAGCAAACGGAGGAGGTGCGTCAACAGGAGACCATGGAGGGTTTGTCCTTCAACAGCCGACAGCTCTTCTTCCTCGGATACGCTCAGTTGTGGTGCGACGATGTCCAGTCTTTCCTGAAATCCTCCTTTGCTCAGGCCGACAATCATGCACCCAGCAAGTACCGGGTGATCGGACCACTGTCGAATTTCCAGGAGTTCTCCTGGGTCTTCAACTGCTCCCAGTCGGCGCCCATGGACCCGGAGTACAAGTGTGCCATCTACTGA
- the Nepl19 gene encoding neprilysin-4 codes for MENFGIATTLLLLLLLVGSGRGHLLLPGQPAIDLRIQAQEQLISQNNDSSYVQRLMRLAKSAEMRSYMQPNAEACDNFYDYSCGNWPQINPANEAYPRETNFEQLLLKAYRHKQQRLMEQPADEEVDEVAVLRLKELYTSCLLFRQTPEDLYRRQLQEIVAEFGHMPVLSLPGQEWPSEDFNWQDTVARIKRKYGFDILLLFQLSGDRIYVGQPKQILPEANRLAVAEVTANYLEHHLGVEKQLAKVAAKEITDLEQKIASIMLDRRVGVMAKVRTPNDTYYGDDANLTKYVEMVLDRQLEDNETYYEHVDGYLGDLVDDVLIDTPPYIVANYIFNELLKHFYYDRSGSPVEQCVSRVRDLFPELLDHMVFKQYGDAGTLSDIETLWQHIQQSFRGVLQNSSADWLVLETREQLMEQLNGTSLEINGYADVNFTELYEELKLKPRDYLHNLRSIFNQQRFKIQVKTQTSATYDPVGGRVLLPVALLQPNFLWSRYYPRAIRYGTLGTLLAQQLARSLEDASKWDAKSFAEYSKRKACFKEQYGRLRLNGEYLPESDLQAENIADNLGIQVAYHAYRRFLGELSPSFLGSESLPHLSLSSRRLFFLSFSQLWCKDGSERFREKQSLLQLRTPNALRVLGALGNFRAFGRDFNCGSGSRMTTAQKCQLFAVNLD; via the coding sequence ATGGAGAACTTTGGTATCGCAACGACTCTGCTGTTACTACTTCTGCTGGTGGGGAGTGGTCGAGGTCACCTGCTGCTGCCCGGTCAGCCGGCCATTGACCTGCGCATCCAGGCCCAGGAGCAGCTGATCTCGCAGAACAACGATAGCTCCTATGTCCAGCGATTGATGCGACTGGCCAAATCGGCCGAGATGCGCAGCTATATGCAGCCGAATGCGGAGGCCTGTGACAATTTCTACGACTACAGCTGCGGCAATTGGCCCCAGATCAATCCGGCCAACGAAGCCTATCCGCGGGAGACCAACTTTGAGCAGTTGCTGTTGAAGGCATATCGCCACAAGCAGCAGCGATTGATGGAGCAGCCAGCGGATGAGGAAGTGGATGAAGTGGCTGTACTGCGTCTCAAAGAGCTCTACACCAGTTGCCTTCTGTTCCGACAAACCCCCGAGGATCTTTATAGACGTCAATTGCAGGAGATAGTGGCTGAGTTTGGACACATGCCGGTTTTGAGTCTCCCGGGTCAGGAATGGCCATCGGAAGATTTCAATTGGCAAGACACCGTGGCTCGGATCAAGCGAAAGTACGGCTTTGATATTCTTCTGCTCTTCCAGTTGTCCGGGGATCGCATCTACGTGGGTCAACCCAAGCAAATACTTCCGGAGGCCAATAGACTGGCCGTGGCTGAGGTGACAGCTAATTATCTAGAGCACCACTTGGGTGTGGAAAAGCAGTTAGCCAAAGTAGCAGCTAAGGAGATCACAGATTTGGAGCAAAAGATAGCTAGCATTATGCTGGATCGAAGAGTTGGTGTGATGGCTAAAGTGAGGACTCCAAATGACACGTATTACGGTGACGATGCCAATCTCACCAAATATGTGGAAATGGTACTTGATCGGCAATTGGAAGACAACGAGACTTACTACGAACATGTTGACGGTTATCTGGGTGACTTGGTGGATGATGTGCTGATCGATACACCACCTTACATAGTGGCCAACTACATCTTCAATGAGCTGCTGAAGCACTTTTACTACGATCGAAGTGGTTCCCCCGTGGAGCAGTGCGTCAGCCGGGTGAGAGATCTCTTTCCGGAGCTCCTCGATCACATGGTTTTTAAGCAGTACGGAGATGCTGGAACCCTGAGTGATATAGAAACCCTGTGGCAGCACATTCAACAGAGTTTTCGCGGTGTACTCCAAAACTCTTCAGCCGACTGGTTGGTTTTGGAAACTCGCGAACAACTAATGGAGCAACTAAATGGCACCAGTTTAGAGATCAATGGATATGCCGATGTTAACTTTACAGAACTTTATGAAGAACTCAAGCTGAAGCCAAGGGATTACCTACACAATCTGAGAAGCATATTCAACCAACAGAGATTTAAAATACAAGTGAAGACTCAGACATCTGCTACCTATGATCCTGTGGGTGGAAGAGTCCTGCTGCCGGTGGCCCTGCTCCAACCGAACTTCCTGTGGTCCCGCTATTATCCCCGGGCTATTCGCTATGGAACTCTGGGCACTTTGCTGGCCCAGCAGTTGGCCAGGAGTCTGGAGGATGCGTCCAAGTGGGATGCCAAGTCGTTTGCCGAGTACTCCAAACGGAAGGCCTGCTTCAAGGAGCAGTACGGAAGGCTAAGGTTAAATGGAGAGTATTTACCTGAAAGCGATCTGCAGGCGGAGAACATAGCCGATAATCTGGGCATCCAGGTGGCCTACCATGCCTACAGAAGGTTCCTCGGCGAGCTGTCGCCCTCTTTCCTGGGCTCCGAATCGCTGCCCCACCTGAGTCTCAGCTCCAGGCGACTGTTCTTCCTCAGCTTCAGCCAGCTGTGGTGCAAGGATGGCAGCGAGCGGTTCCGGGAGAAGCAATCCCTGCTCCAGTTGCGAACTCCCAATGCCCTCCGCGTCCTGGGAGCTCTGGGCAACTTCAGAGCATTTGGCCGAGACTTTAACTGCGGCAGTGGAAGCAGGATGACCACTGCACAGAAGTGCCAGCTCTTCGCCGTTAACCTGGATTAA